A single window of Sparus aurata chromosome 12, fSpaAur1.1, whole genome shotgun sequence DNA harbors:
- the LOC115592165 gene encoding tripartite motif-containing protein 16-like codes for MEQKEVQLDQETFSCSICLDLLKDPVTIPCGHSYCKNCIKDHWDREGEKRIYSCPQCRQNFTPRPVLFKNTMLAVLVEELKKTGLQAAPADHCYAGPEDVTCDVCTGRKRKAAKSCLSCPASYCEKHLQHHYEAAPLKKHKLVEPSEKLQENICSRHDEVMKMFCRTDQQSICYLCSVDEHKGHDAVTVAAERTERQRELEGSRQNIQQRIQDREKDVKVLQQEVEAINGSADKTVEHSEKILTQLICLMEKRRSDVKKKVRSQQEAEVSRVKELQEKLEQEITELKRKDAELKKLSHTEDHNQFLQNYPSLSALSESTHSSSINIRPLKYFEDVTAAVSEVRDKLQDVLRETWTNISLTVTEVDVILSQPEPITRADFLKYSREITLDPNTANTYLLLSKGNRKATNMEVEQSFSSHPDRFTDWDQVLSRESLTGRCYWEVERRGGGAEVAVAYKNIRRAGRSNESSFGLNNKSWSLYCSNDSSNFWYNNIKTPVSGPESSRVGVYLDHSAGILSFYSVSDTMTLLHRVQTTFTQPLYAGLHLYHKTTAELCKLRKTEVISGTVG; via the coding sequence atggagcagaaagaAGTTCAGTTGGACCAGGAAACTTTCTCTTGTTCGATCTGtctggatctactgaaggatccagtgactattccctgtggacacagttactgcaagaactgtattaaagatcACTGGGACAGAGAAGGTGAGAAGaggatctacagctgccctcagtgtaggcagaacttcacaccgaggcctgtcctgtttaaaaacaccatgttagcagttttagtggaggagctgaagaagactggactccaagctgcccctgctgatcactgctatgctggacctgaagatgtgacctgtgatgtctgcactgggaggaaacggAAAGCTGCCAAGTCCTGTTTATCCTGTCcggcctcttactgtgagaaacacctgcagcatcaTTATGAAGCAGctcctttaaagaaacacaagctggtggagccgtcagagaagctccaggagaacatctgctctcgtcacgatgaggtgatgaagatgttctgccgtactgatcagcagtctatctgttatctctgttctgtggacgaacataaaggccacgatgCAGTGACAgttgcagcagagaggactgagaggcagagagagctggaggggagtcgacaaaacatccagcagagaatccaggacagagagaaagatgtgaaggtgcttcaacaggaggtggaggccatcaatggctctgctgataaaacagtggagcacagtgagaagatcctCACCCAGCTGATCTGTCTCATGgagaaaagacgctctgatgtgaagaagaaggtcagatcccagcaggaagctgaagtgagtcgagtcaaagagcttcaggagaagctggagcaggagatcactgagctgaagaggaaagatgctgagctgaagaagctctcacacacagaggatcacaaccagtttctacaaaactacccctcactgtcagcactcagtgagtctacacactcatccagcatcaatatccgtcctctcaagtactttgaggatgtgacagcagctgtgtcagaggtcagagacaaactacaggatgtcctgagagagacatggacaaacatctcactgacagtgactgaagtgGATGTTATACTGTCTCAACCAGAACCCATtaccagagctgacttcttaaaatattcacgtgaaatcacacttgatccaaacacagcaaacacatatCTGTTATTATCCAAGGGGAACAGAAAGGCAACAAACATGGAAGTTGAACAGTCTTTTtctagtcacccagacagattcactgactgggatcaggtcctgagtagagagagtctgactggacgttgttactgggaggtggagcggagaggaggaggagctgaagtagcagtcgcatacaagaatatcaggaGAGCAGGGAGGTCAAATGAAAGTTCATTTGGATTGAATAACAAATCCTGGTCATTGTATTGTTCCAATGACAGTTCTAACTTTTGGTACAACAATATTaaaactcccgtctcaggtcctgagtcctccagagttggagtgtacctggatcacagtgcaggtattctgtccttctacagcgtctctgacaccatgactctcctccacagagtccagaccacattcactcagcctctctatgctggacttcATCTTTATCACAAAACCACTGCTGAGTTGTGTAAACTTAGAAAGacagaagtcatttcagggACAGTGGGTTAA
- the LOC115592501 gene encoding tripartite motif-containing protein 16-like: MAQKGVQLDRETFSCSICLDLLKDPVAIPFGHSYCMNCIKDHWDGEHEENIHSCPQCKQTFTLRPVLVKNTMLAVLVEELKKTELQAAPADHCYAVPEDVACDFCSGRKLKAFKSCLVGLVSLVCLVSYCEKHLQPHYESPLFKHHKLVEPTEKLKENICSRHNEVMKMFCRTDQQCICYLCSVDQHKGHDIVSAAAERTEKQRELEGSRQNIQQRIQDREKDVKVLQQEVEAINGSADKAVEDSEKIFTQLIRLMEKRRSDVKQQVRSQQETEVSRVKELQEKLEQEITELKRKDAELKKLSHTEDHNQFLHNHPSLSALSESTHSSSINISPLRYFEDVTAAVSEVRVKLQDVLREMWRNILVTVTEVDVLLSQSEPITRAGFLKYSCEITLDPNTAHRHLLLSEGDRKATRMTVEQSYSRHPDRFTDWVQVLSRESLTGRCYWEVERRGGTVGVAVAYKKIRRAGRSHESSFGQNDKSWSLYCSSDSCEFWYNNIKTPVSGPESSRVGVYLDHSAGILSFYSMSETMTLLHRVQTTFTQPLYAGLYPETTAELCKLK, translated from the coding sequence ATGGCACAGAAAGGTGTTCAGCTGGACCGGGAAACCTTCTCTTGTTCGATCTGtctggatctactgaaggatccggtggctATTCCCtttggacacagctactgcatgaaCTGTATTAAAGATCACTGGGACGGAGAACATGAGGAGAATAttcacagctgccctcagtgtaaGCAGACCTTCACACTGAGGCCTGTCCTGGttaaaaacaccatgttagcagttttagtggaggagctgaagaagactgaactccaagctgctcctgctgatcactgctatgctgtacctgaagatgtggcctgtgatttcTGCAGTGGGAGAAAACTGAAAGCCTTCAAGTCCTGTCTGGTCGgtctggtctctctggtctgtctggtctcttactgtgagaaacacctccagcctcattATGAATCACCTCTGTTTAAACaccacaagctggtggagcccaCTGAAAAGCTgaaggagaacatctgctctcgtcataatgaggtgatgaagatgttctgtcgtactgatcagcagtgtatctgttatctctgctctgtggatcaacataaaggccacgacatcgtgtcagctgcagcagagaggactgagaagcagagagagctggaggggagtcgacaaaacatccagcagagaatccaggacagagagaaagatgtgaaggtgcttcaacaggaggtggaggccatcaatggctctgctgataaagcagtggaggacagtgagaagatcttcacccagctgatccgtctcatggagaaaagacgctctgatgtgaagcagcaggtcagatcccagcaggaaactgaagtgagtcgagtcaaagagcttcaggagaagctggagcaggagatcactgagctgaagaggaaagacgctgagctgaagaagctctcacacacagaggatcacaaccagtttctacacaaccacccctcactgtcagcactcagtgagtctacacactcatccagcatcaacaTTTCTCCTCTGAgatactttgaggatgtgacagcagctgtgtcagaggtcagagtcaaactacaggacgtcctgagggAGATGTGGAGAAACATCTTAGTGACAGtgactgaagtggatgttttactgtctcaATCAGAGCCCATTACCAGAGCTGGATTCTTaaaatattcatgtgaaatcacactggatccaaacacagcacacagacatctgttattatctgagggggacagaaaagcaacaagaaTGACAGTTGAACAGTCTTATTCTAgacacccagacagattcactgactgggttcaggtcctgagtagagagagtctgactggacgttgttactgggaggtggagaggagaggaggaacagttggagtagcagtcgcatacaagaaaaTCAGGAGAGCAGGGAGGTCACATGAAAGTTCATttggacaaaatgacaaatcCTGGTCTTTATATTGCTCCAGTGACAGTTGTGAATTTTGGTACAACAATATCAAAACTCCTGTCTCAGGTCCtgagtcctccagagttggagtgtacctggatcacagtgcaggtattctgtccttctataGCATGTCTgaaaccatgactctcctccacagagtccagaccacattcactcagcctctctatgctggactttATCCAGAAACCACTGCTGAGTTGTGTAAACTCAAATAG
- the LOC115592980 gene encoding tripartite motif-containing protein 16-like → MKALESCMVFLVSLVCLVCLVSYFEKHLQLHYGSPMFEHHKLVEPIEKLQENICSRHNEVMKMFCRTDQQSICYLCSVDEHKGHDTVSAAAEKTERQRELEGSRQNIQQRIRDREEDVKVLQQEVEDINGSADKTVEHSEKIFTQLIHLMEERRSDVKQQVRSQQETDVSRVKELQEKLEQEITELKRKDAELKKLSHTEDHNQFLHSYPSLSALSESTHSSSINIHPLKYFEDVTAAVSEVRDKLQDVLREMWTNISLTVTQVDVLLSPPEPKTRAGSLEYSCELTLDPNTAYIQLLLSAGNRKVTFMEDKQSYSDHPERFTGWSQVLSRESLTGRSYWEVEWSEGSIEVAVAYKNINRVGWTEESGFGRNDQSWSLYCGMNSCDFWYDDIETPISDPQSSRVGVYLDHSAVILSFYSVSDTMTLLHRVRYH, encoded by the coding sequence ATGAAAGCCCTCGAGTCCTGTATGGTCTTTTTGGTCTCTCTGGTCTGTCTGGTCTGTCTGGTCTCTTACTttgagaaacacctccagcttCATTATGGATCACCTATGTTTGAACaccacaagctggtggagcccatcgagaagctccaggagaatatctgctctcgtcataatgaggtgatgaagatgttctgccgtactgatcagcagtctatctgttatctctgttctgtggacgaacataaaggccacgacacagtgtcagctgcagcagagaagactgagaggcagagagagctggaggggagtcgacaaaacatccagcagagaatccgggacagagaggaagatgtgaaggtgcttcaacaggaggtggaggacatcaatggctctgctgataaaacagtggagcacagtgagaagatcttcacccagctgatccatCTCATGGAagaaagacgctctgatgtgaagcagcaggtcagatcccagcaggaaactgacgtgagtcgagtcaaagagcttcaggagaagctggagcaggagatcactgagctgaagaggaaagatgCTGAGCttaagaagctctcacacacagaggatcacaaccagtttctacacagttacccctcactgtcagcactcagtgagtctacacactcatccagcatcaatatCCATCCTCtgaagtactttgaggatgtgacagcagctgtgtcagaggtcagagacaaactacaggacgtcctgagagagatgtggacaaacatctcactgacagtgactcaagtggatgttttactgtctccACCAGAGCCCAAGACCAGAGCTGGATCCTTAGAATATTCATGTGAactcacactggatccaaacacagcataCATCCAGTTGTTACTGTCTGCGGGAAACAGAAAAGTAACATTTATGGAAGATAAACAGTCTTATTCTGATCACCCAGAAAGATTCACTGGGTGgtctcaggtcctgagtagagagagtctgactggacgtagttactgggaggtggagtggagcgAGGGATCAATTGaagtagcagtcgcatacaagaatatcaacAGAGTAGGGTGGACGGAAGAGAGTGGTTTTGGACGAAATGACCAATCTTGGTCATTATATTGTGGGATGAACAGTTGTGACTTTTGGTACGACGATATTGAAACTCCCATCTCAGATCctcagtcctccagagttggagtgtacctggatcacagtgcagttattctgtccttctacagtgtctctgacaccatgactctcctccacagagtccgtTATCACTAG
- the LOC115592504 gene encoding tripartite motif-containing protein 16-like yields the protein MKALDICVVVLVCLVGLAFYFWKHQENICSRHNKEMDLFCRTDQQSICSHCSLEQHKGHNIMSAAAERTERQRELEVSRQNIQQRIQNREEDVKVLQQEVEAINHSADKAVEDSEKIFTKLIRLMENRRSDVKQQIRSQQETEVSRVKELQEKLEQETTELKRKDAELKKLSHTKDHNQFLRNYPSLSALNESTHSTSINIRPLKYFKDVTAAVSEVRDKLLDDLRETWTNMLLTVTKVDVLLPQPEPKTRADFLRYSRQITLDPNTAHRHLLLSEGNRKVTRTKVEQSYFSHQDRFTGWEQVLSSESLTGRCYFEVEWRGGAEVAVAYKNIGRAGKSDESSFGRNYKSWSLFCNSRICNFWYNDIDTPVSGPQSSRVGVYLDQSAGILSFYSVSDTMTLLHRVQTTFTQPLYAGLWLNDGTTAELNEVKYISLFSDGGSKSLFESLPLLPLLLSFLIFMCVAES from the coding sequence ATGAAAGCCCTCGACATCTGTGTGGTCGTTTTGGTCTGTCTGGTCGGTCTGGCCTTTTACTTTTGGAAAcaccaggagaacatctgctctcgtcataaTAAGGAGATGGATTTGTTctgccgtactgatcagcagtctATCTGTTCTCACTGCTCTTTGGAACAACATAAAGGCCACAACATaatgtcagctgcagcagagaggactgagaggcagagagagctggaggtgaGTCGAcaaaacatccagcagagaatccagaacagagaggaagatgtgaaggtgcttcaacaggaggtggaggccatcaatcactctgctgataaagcagtggaggatagtgagaagatcttcaccaagctgatccgtctcatggagaacaggcgctctgatgtgaagcagcagatcagatcccagcaggaaactgaagtgagtcgagtcaaagagcttcaggagaagctggagcaggagaccactgagctgaagaggaaagacgctgagctgaagaagctctcgcACACaaaggatcacaaccagtttctacgcaactacccctcactgtcagcactcaatgagtctacacactcaacCAGCATCAATATCCGTCCTCTGAAGTACTTtaaggatgtgacagcagctgtgtcagaggtcagagacaaactactgGATGatctgagagagacatggacaaacATGTTACTGACAGTGACtaaagtggatgttttactgccaCAACCAGAGcccaagaccagagctgacttcttaagatattcacgtcaaatcacactggatccaaacacagcacacagacatCTGCTATtgtctgaggggaacagaaaagtaacAAGAACGAAAGTTGAACAGTCTTATTTTAGTCACCAAGACAGATTCACTGGGTGGGAGCAGGTCCTGAGTAgcgagagtctgactggacgttgttactttgaggtggagtggagaggaggagctgaagtagcagtcgcatacaagaatatcggGAGAGCAGGGAAGTCAGATGAAAGTTCATTTGGACGGAATTACAAATCTTGGTCGTTATTTTGTAACAGTCGCATTTGTAACTTTTGGTACAACGATATAGAtactcccgtctcaggtcctcagtcctccagagttggagtgtacctggatcagagtgcaggtattctgtccttctacagcgtctctgacaccatgactctcctccacagagtccagaccacattcactcagcctctctatgctggactttGGCTTAATGATGGAACCACTGCTGAGTTGAATGAAGTAAAATACATAAGTCTTTTCAGCGATGGTGGGTCAAAATCTTTGTTTGAATCCTTACCactactaccactactactatcttttttgattttcatgtgtgttgctgagagctga